The proteins below come from a single Mycolicibacterium sp. TY81 genomic window:
- a CDS encoding 1,4-dihydroxy-2-naphthoyl-CoA synthase — MNADNPFDPQLWQPVTELGELTDITYHRHVRDGKPQPTVRIAFDRPDVRNAFRPHTVDELYRALDHARMSPDVGVILLTGNGPSSKDGGWAFCSGGDQRIRGRSGYQYASGETAESVDPARAGRLHILEVQRLIRFMPKPVICLVNGWAAGGGHSLHVVCDLTLASREHARFKQTDADVGSFDGGYGSAYLARQTGQKFAREIFFLGRAYDAETMHKMGAVNEVVDHKDLETVALQWAAEINGKSPQAIRMLKFAFNLLDDGLVGQQIFAGEATRLAYMTDEAVEGRDAFLQKRDPDWSEFPRYF, encoded by the coding sequence GTGAACGCAGACAATCCGTTTGACCCGCAGCTCTGGCAGCCGGTGACCGAACTCGGTGAACTCACCGACATCACCTACCACCGCCACGTGCGCGACGGTAAGCCGCAGCCGACGGTCCGGATCGCCTTCGACCGGCCCGACGTGCGCAACGCCTTCCGGCCCCACACCGTCGACGAGCTCTACCGCGCCCTCGACCATGCCCGGATGAGCCCCGACGTCGGCGTCATCCTGCTCACCGGCAACGGACCGTCGTCCAAGGACGGCGGCTGGGCCTTCTGCTCCGGTGGCGATCAGCGCATCCGCGGCCGCAGCGGCTACCAGTACGCGTCCGGCGAGACCGCCGAGTCCGTCGACCCGGCCCGCGCCGGGCGGCTGCACATCCTCGAGGTGCAGCGGCTGATTCGGTTCATGCCCAAGCCCGTGATCTGCCTCGTCAACGGCTGGGCGGCCGGCGGCGGCCACAGCCTGCACGTGGTCTGCGACCTGACCCTGGCCAGCCGCGAACACGCGCGGTTCAAGCAGACCGACGCCGACGTCGGCAGCTTCGACGGCGGCTATGGCTCCGCGTACCTGGCGCGGCAGACCGGGCAGAAGTTCGCCCGCGAGATCTTCTTCCTGGGCCGCGCTTACGACGCCGAGACCATGCACAAGATGGGCGCCGTCAACGAGGTCGTGGACCACAAGGACCTGGAAACCGTTGCGCTGCAATGGGCGGCCGAGATCAACGGCAAGTCGCCACAGGCCATCCGGATGCTGAAGTTCGCGTTCAACCTGCTCGACGACGGCCTGGTGGGTCAGCAGATCTTCGCCGGCGAGGCCACCCGTCTGGCCTACATGACCGACGAAGCCGTCGAGGGCCGGGACGCGTTCCTGCAGAAGCGCGACCCGGACTGGAGCGAGTTCCCCCGCTACTTCTGA
- a CDS encoding DUF4383 domain-containing protein: MDVGTRARIGQWALGAEGFALGVFGGTGLAWSMANPHFGAAGAPLMWLRVTPLHCALLLVVGVVTVFAAFGRGAARFNRVAAVGWFIVTAVCVAATSSHSPGPLGFDSRDTVLYAILTGYNVTLAAWFAFPHRTTPAGQPTRRFHRRHSDAIGSR; the protein is encoded by the coding sequence GTGGACGTCGGGACGCGAGCGCGAATCGGCCAGTGGGCGCTGGGGGCCGAGGGTTTCGCGCTGGGCGTCTTCGGCGGCACCGGCCTGGCGTGGTCCATGGCGAACCCGCATTTCGGCGCCGCCGGGGCGCCCCTCATGTGGCTGCGGGTCACGCCGCTGCACTGCGCGCTGCTGCTCGTGGTCGGCGTGGTGACCGTCTTCGCCGCGTTCGGCCGCGGCGCGGCGCGGTTCAACCGCGTCGCCGCCGTCGGCTGGTTCATCGTGACGGCGGTGTGCGTGGCGGCAACCTCGAGTCACAGCCCGGGACCTCTGGGTTTCGACTCGCGTGACACCGTCCTGTACGCGATCCTCACCGGCTACAACGTGACCCTGGCAGCGTGGTTCGCCTTCCCCCACCGGACCACGCCCGCAGGGCAGCCAACCCGCCGTTTCCACCGGCGTCACTCAGACGCGATCGGATCCCGCTGA
- the bluB gene encoding 5,6-dimethylbenzimidazole synthase: MSEPSYSDAERAAVYRVMSERRDMRHFTPNSTVPEEVLRRILEAAHMAPSVGLMQPWRFLRITDPAVRTAIKKLVDAERIQTGEALGPREAEFLALKVEGIGDCAELFVVALGDDRERHIFGRRTMPHMDLASVSCAIQNMWLAARAEGLGLGWVSLFDPAELAALLGMPEGAEPIAVLCVGPVPEFPDRPELEIVGWTTARPLDELVYTNVWPVTGAS; this comes from the coding sequence GTGAGCGAGCCGAGTTACTCCGACGCCGAACGCGCAGCCGTCTACCGCGTCATGTCCGAGCGTCGGGACATGCGGCACTTCACGCCGAATTCCACGGTGCCCGAAGAGGTTCTGCGCCGCATCCTGGAGGCCGCGCACATGGCGCCGAGTGTCGGGCTGATGCAGCCCTGGCGCTTCCTGCGCATCACCGACCCGGCCGTCCGGACGGCGATCAAGAAGCTCGTCGACGCCGAGCGCATCCAGACGGGCGAGGCCCTCGGGCCGCGCGAGGCGGAGTTCCTGGCGCTGAAGGTCGAAGGCATCGGCGACTGCGCCGAGCTGTTCGTGGTGGCCCTCGGTGACGATCGCGAGCGTCACATCTTCGGCCGCCGGACCATGCCCCACATGGACCTGGCGTCGGTGTCGTGCGCCATCCAGAACATGTGGCTGGCCGCCCGCGCGGAAGGCCTTGGGCTGGGCTGGGTTTCGCTGTTCGACCCGGCCGAGCTGGCCGCCCTCCTCGGCATGCCCGAGGGCGCCGAACCGATCGCGGTGCTGTGTGTCGGCCCGGTACCGGAGTTCCCGGACCGCCCCGAACTCGAGATCGTCGGCTGGACGACGGCGCGCCCGCTCGACGAACTCGTGTACACCAACGTCTGGCCTGTCACCGGAGCGAGCTGA
- a CDS encoding SDR family oxidoreductase encodes MSKSPLRRVSESLLLAGMRPPLIERLSGHGEVDLAGKRIVLTGASSGIGEAAAAKFAHLGATVVIVARRAELLDKVAARITHSGGDAIARPCDLSDMDAIDKLVADVEAELGGVDILINNAGRSIRRPLAESLDRWHDLERTMTLNYYSPLRLVRGFAPGMLERGDGHIINVSTWGVMNESSPLFSVYNASKSALTAVSRVIETEWGASGVHSSTLFYPLVKTPMIAPTRAFDGMPGLSADEAADWMVTAAKTRPVRIAPRIAVTSHALNSFVPGLVDQMMKRRRAQSIG; translated from the coding sequence GTGAGCAAGAGTCCCCTACGGCGCGTCTCCGAGAGCCTGCTGCTCGCCGGCATGCGACCGCCCCTGATCGAACGGTTGTCGGGCCACGGCGAGGTCGACCTGGCCGGCAAACGCATCGTGCTGACGGGAGCGTCGTCGGGCATCGGCGAGGCGGCCGCCGCCAAGTTCGCGCACCTCGGGGCGACCGTCGTCATCGTCGCCCGCCGGGCCGAACTACTGGACAAGGTGGCCGCCCGGATCACCCACAGCGGCGGTGACGCCATCGCGCGGCCGTGCGACCTGTCCGACATGGACGCCATCGACAAGCTGGTGGCGGACGTGGAAGCCGAGCTGGGCGGCGTCGACATCCTGATCAACAACGCCGGCCGGTCCATCCGCCGGCCGCTGGCCGAGTCCCTGGACCGCTGGCACGACCTCGAACGCACCATGACGCTGAACTACTATTCGCCGCTGCGCCTGGTGCGCGGCTTCGCCCCCGGCATGCTCGAGCGCGGCGACGGGCACATCATCAACGTGTCGACGTGGGGTGTGATGAACGAGTCGTCGCCGCTGTTCTCGGTGTACAACGCGTCCAAGTCGGCACTGACCGCGGTGAGCCGGGTCATCGAAACCGAGTGGGGCGCAAGCGGAGTGCACTCCTCGACACTGTTCTATCCGCTGGTGAAGACGCCGATGATCGCGCCGACCCGCGCCTTCGACGGTATGCCCGGCCTGTCGGCCGACGAAGCCGCCGACTGGATGGTCACCGCGGCCAAGACCCGCCCGGTGCGCATCGCGCCCCGGATCGCGGTGACGTCGCACGCGCTCAACAGTTTCGTGCCCGGCCTGGTCGACCAGATGATGAAACGCCGACGCGCGCAGTCGATCGGGTGA
- a CDS encoding VOC family protein, which produces MEILASRILIRPVDYAKSVAFYRDAIGLAIAREYGAGTVFYAGQSLIELAGHGRDDDGPTVPFPGALWLQVRDVYQTQAELEARGVAISRAARQEPWGLHELHVTDPDQVTLIFVQVPDTHPLRRDTRS; this is translated from the coding sequence ATGGAGATCCTCGCCAGCCGCATCCTGATCCGGCCCGTCGACTACGCGAAGTCGGTGGCGTTCTACCGCGACGCCATCGGCCTGGCCATCGCCCGCGAATACGGTGCCGGCACAGTGTTTTACGCCGGGCAGTCGCTCATCGAACTCGCCGGCCACGGCCGTGACGACGACGGCCCGACGGTTCCGTTCCCGGGCGCGCTGTGGCTGCAGGTGCGCGACGTCTACCAGACCCAGGCCGAGCTCGAGGCCCGCGGGGTGGCGATCTCCCGTGCGGCGCGGCAGGAACCGTGGGGCCTGCACGAACTGCACGTCACCGATCCTGATCAGGTCACCTTGATCTTCGTCCAGGTGCCCGACACCCACCCACTACGACGCGACACCCGGAGTTAG
- a CDS encoding DUF3349 domain-containing protein — protein MTESNGLFENVLKWLRAGYPDGVPPKDYYPVLALLKRSLTEDEVVEAARSILRTNDGESPVTEAEIHAAIAAVTNQEPSPDDIHQVSARLASVGWPLATPAR, from the coding sequence ATGACTGAATCCAATGGATTGTTCGAGAATGTCCTGAAGTGGCTGCGGGCGGGATACCCCGACGGTGTGCCGCCGAAGGATTACTACCCGGTGCTGGCGCTGCTGAAGCGTTCGCTCACGGAGGACGAGGTCGTCGAGGCGGCGCGGTCCATCCTGCGCACCAACGACGGCGAGAGCCCCGTCACCGAGGCCGAGATTCACGCCGCGATCGCGGCCGTCACCAACCAGGAGCCCAGCCCCGACGACATCCACCAGGTGTCGGCGCGACTGGCCTCGGTCGGCTGGCCGCTGGCGACGCCGGCTCGCTGA
- a CDS encoding inorganic phosphate transporter codes for MSAELVILVLLIATALAFDFTNGFHDTGNAMATSIATGALKPKTAVLLAGVLNLVGAFLSVEVAVTVTTSVLKIQDSKSGHLLKSIDASTGLTIIFAGLIGGILWNLLTWLFGIPSSSSHALFGGLIGAGLAALGTAGINWSGVIQKVLIPAVAAPFIAGLVAAVGTWLVYRITRNVIKKRREEGFRWGQIATASLVALSHGTNDAQKTMGVIALALITTGHLTGDVKKDGLPFWIIASCALAIGLGTYIGGWRVIRTLGKGLVEIESPQGLAAEASSAAIILSSSAAGMALSTTHVATGSILGSGVGKPGASVRWAVAGRMAMAWLITLPAAALVGALSYWLSYGLKSATGSALVGDGTIFVILVALSGFMYWRAQQQKVDHNNVNAEWDASTNSVVPADVREAAAKSPESAGV; via the coding sequence ATGAGCGCAGAGTTGGTCATCCTGGTGCTGTTGATCGCAACAGCACTGGCATTTGACTTCACGAATGGATTTCACGATACCGGTAATGCCATGGCGACCTCGATCGCCACAGGCGCGCTGAAGCCGAAGACCGCCGTGCTGCTGGCCGGCGTCCTGAACTTGGTCGGCGCGTTCCTGTCAGTCGAGGTCGCCGTCACCGTCACCACCTCGGTGCTGAAGATTCAGGACAGTAAGTCCGGGCACCTCCTGAAGTCCATCGACGCGTCGACCGGACTCACCATCATCTTCGCCGGCCTCATCGGCGGCATCCTGTGGAACCTCCTCACCTGGCTGTTCGGCATCCCTTCCAGCTCGTCGCACGCGCTCTTCGGCGGACTGATCGGTGCCGGCCTGGCCGCGCTCGGCACCGCGGGCATCAACTGGAGCGGTGTCATCCAGAAGGTGCTGATCCCGGCTGTCGCGGCACCGTTCATCGCGGGCCTCGTGGCCGCCGTAGGCACCTGGCTGGTCTACCGGATCACGCGCAACGTCATCAAGAAGCGCCGTGAGGAAGGCTTCCGCTGGGGCCAGATCGCCACTGCATCGCTGGTCGCGCTGTCCCACGGCACCAACGACGCGCAGAAGACCATGGGCGTCATCGCCCTGGCCCTCATCACCACCGGCCACCTGACCGGCGACGTGAAGAAGGACGGCCTGCCGTTCTGGATCATCGCGTCGTGCGCCCTGGCCATCGGCCTGGGCACCTACATCGGCGGCTGGCGCGTCATCCGCACCCTGGGCAAGGGCCTCGTCGAGATCGAGTCCCCGCAGGGCCTGGCCGCGGAGGCGTCCTCGGCCGCGATCATCCTGAGCTCCAGCGCCGCCGGCATGGCGCTCTCGACCACCCACGTCGCCACGGGTTCGATCCTGGGCAGTGGCGTCGGCAAGCCCGGCGCTTCGGTCCGCTGGGCCGTCGCCGGACGGATGGCCATGGCCTGGCTGATCACGCTGCCGGCCGCGGCGCTGGTCGGTGCCCTGTCGTACTGGCTGTCCTACGGCCTGAAGTCCGCCACCGGTTCCGCGCTGGTCGGCGACGGCACGATCTTCGTCATCCTGGTCGCGCTGTCGGGCTTCATGTACTGGCGTGCGCAGCAGCAGAAGGTCGACCACAACAACGTCAACGCTGAATGGGACGCGTCCACCAACTCCGTGGTGCCCGCCGACGTCCGTGAGGCTGCCGCCAAGTCGCCCGAATCCGCCGGCGTCTGA
- a CDS encoding DUF3349 domain-containing protein — protein MNSFLTKIVAWLQAGYPDGIPATDRVPLLALLSRRLTNDEVKSVARGLMNRGEFDDIDIGVLITRITDELPRAEDVERVRARLAAKGWPLDDPRDPIDGEPGDGGVA, from the coding sequence ATGAACTCGTTTCTCACCAAGATCGTGGCGTGGCTGCAAGCCGGGTATCCCGACGGCATCCCCGCCACCGACCGGGTGCCGCTGTTGGCGCTGCTGTCCCGGCGCCTGACCAACGACGAGGTCAAGTCCGTCGCCCGCGGGCTGATGAATCGTGGTGAATTCGATGACATCGACATCGGCGTACTCATCACGCGGATCACCGACGAACTCCCCCGCGCCGAGGATGTGGAGCGGGTGCGGGCGCGGCTGGCCGCCAAGGGCTGGCCGCTCGACGATCCCCGCGACCCGATCGACGGCGAGCCCGGCGACGGAGGCGTGGCATAG
- the menE gene encoding o-succinylbenzoate--CoA ligase, which produces MPTLAQALDGRGALLPVPADDDRQAALLTETLRAGEAVDDDVALVVSTSGSTGIPKGALLSAAALHASADATHDRLGGPGRWLLALPAYHVAGVQVLVRSLRAGTTPVALDPGFDVSELPSAVRALGSGRRYTSLVSVQLAKILADPAATAALAELDAVLIGGGPMPPGLGEKAAAAGISVVRTYGMSETCGGCVYDGRPLSGVRLRIDDTGRISLGGPTLASGYRNPVDPSPFVAGWFVTDDIGAVDDSGVLRVLGRIDDAIATGGLKVLPALVESALAGHPAIAECAVFGVPDERLGQRVAVAVVLHPGAATPTVADLREYVSATLAATAAPREVHVVAELPRRGIGKLDRRALTLQYQKNA; this is translated from the coding sequence ATCCCGACGTTGGCGCAGGCCCTGGACGGCCGCGGCGCACTCCTGCCGGTGCCGGCCGACGATGACCGCCAGGCCGCGCTGCTGACGGAGACGCTGCGCGCCGGCGAAGCCGTCGACGACGACGTGGCCCTGGTGGTCTCGACGTCGGGTTCCACCGGAATCCCCAAGGGCGCCTTGCTTTCCGCCGCGGCATTGCACGCCAGCGCCGACGCCACGCATGACCGGCTCGGCGGGCCCGGCCGGTGGCTGCTGGCACTGCCCGCCTACCACGTCGCCGGAGTGCAGGTTCTGGTGCGGAGCCTGCGGGCCGGCACCACGCCCGTCGCGCTGGACCCGGGTTTCGACGTCAGTGAACTGCCTTCTGCGGTAAGGGCTTTGGGTTCGGGACGGCGCTACACGTCACTGGTCTCGGTGCAGCTGGCCAAGATCCTGGCCGATCCCGCCGCGACCGCGGCGCTCGCCGAACTGGACGCCGTCCTGATCGGCGGCGGCCCCATGCCGCCGGGACTCGGCGAAAAGGCCGCGGCCGCAGGCATTTCCGTGGTCCGCACCTACGGGATGAGCGAGACCTGCGGCGGCTGCGTCTACGACGGACGACCGCTGAGCGGCGTCCGGCTGCGCATCGACGACACCGGCCGAATTTCGTTGGGCGGCCCCACGCTGGCGTCGGGTTACCGAAATCCCGTCGACCCGTCGCCGTTCGTGGCGGGCTGGTTCGTCACCGATGACATTGGCGCCGTGGATGATTCGGGCGTGCTGCGGGTACTGGGCCGCATCGACGACGCCATCGCCACCGGCGGTCTCAAGGTGCTGCCCGCGCTCGTCGAGTCGGCCCTGGCGGGCCATCCGGCCATCGCCGAATGCGCCGTGTTCGGCGTGCCCGACGAACGGCTGGGCCAACGGGTGGCCGTGGCCGTCGTGCTTCACCCGGGCGCGGCCACACCCACCGTGGCTGACCTGCGGGAATACGTCAGCGCCACACTGGCCGCCACCGCCGCCCCACGTGAGGTGCACGTGGTCGCCGAACTCCCCCGCCGCGGGATCGGCAAGCTCGACCGGCGGGCCCTGACGCTGCAGTACCAGAAAAACGCCTGA
- a CDS encoding DUF4407 domain-containing protein, whose protein sequence is MTALTWSGGMLAWAVAAAVATPSTGLPLAVVLPVTLIFGALVVVAIRSTVASARGTAGRAALAVAIGLLVGELAAMTLFSNAITQRLDAEAAARAATTPAVATAQGQLDALRASRGALDAAVDSARQRRDDAQVVARCEYHPTPSCAQQPVTGVPGDGQITQNTQDILEHDQRELDAALAARGEQAPTLDARIAGAEHAVTAARDAAGAGADRGFGARWVAMNGYTIDTPAALVARIAVVGVCVLLYLLPMLLHARQDRTLRERHDESRLRAELRAETAIAVKQAEVRAEAEILKAEHQLAAMKLALETDAEINREYHRQRVAEALTGEPAQPALAAPTAEVLRPDSPPQPMYSDWDELMAFPDPQRRSLSAAPAPEPEPADAPAEPTATAELVPIGDQPAENLPVQATSQPAGGLTLPQLPDLTKVAARLLRPLVAPVAPVVDRVIDTSVQQLRSAQKVIEEFEEITFTLRRTSRTTVTENEHEQSSGPRAADHGQALGAGQGIHPRVEPQWAAPQMNATFAPTTPLRGADPYTALDGTDTTIIDAADERRQLKEGRRAIEP, encoded by the coding sequence GTGACCGCCCTGACCTGGTCGGGAGGCATGCTGGCCTGGGCCGTGGCCGCCGCCGTCGCCACCCCGTCCACCGGTCTGCCACTGGCCGTCGTGCTGCCCGTGACCCTGATTTTCGGTGCGCTGGTGGTCGTGGCCATCCGCAGCACCGTCGCCAGCGCCCGCGGCACCGCCGGCCGGGCGGCCCTGGCCGTCGCGATCGGCCTGCTGGTCGGTGAACTGGCCGCGATGACGCTGTTCAGCAATGCCATCACCCAGCGTCTGGACGCCGAGGCCGCGGCCCGCGCCGCGACCACGCCGGCCGTGGCCACCGCGCAGGGCCAGTTGGATGCGCTGCGCGCGAGCCGCGGTGCGCTCGACGCCGCCGTCGACTCCGCCCGGCAGCGTCGTGACGATGCTCAGGTCGTGGCCCGCTGCGAATACCACCCGACGCCGTCGTGCGCCCAGCAGCCCGTCACCGGTGTGCCCGGTGACGGCCAGATCACCCAGAACACGCAGGACATCCTCGAGCACGATCAGCGCGAGCTCGATGCCGCACTGGCGGCCCGGGGCGAGCAGGCCCCGACCCTCGACGCGCGGATCGCCGGTGCCGAGCACGCGGTCACGGCCGCGCGCGACGCGGCCGGCGCCGGCGCGGACCGTGGTTTCGGCGCGCGCTGGGTCGCGATGAACGGCTACACCATCGACACGCCCGCCGCGCTGGTGGCGCGCATCGCCGTGGTCGGCGTCTGCGTCCTGCTGTACCTGCTGCCGATGCTGCTGCACGCCCGGCAGGACCGCACCCTGCGCGAGCGCCACGACGAGTCCCGGCTCCGGGCCGAGCTGCGTGCCGAGACCGCCATCGCGGTCAAGCAGGCCGAGGTGCGGGCCGAAGCCGAGATTCTGAAGGCCGAACACCAGCTGGCCGCCATGAAGCTCGCGCTCGAGACCGACGCCGAGATCAACCGCGAATATCACCGCCAGCGCGTCGCCGAAGCCCTCACCGGCGAGCCGGCGCAGCCCGCGCTCGCGGCCCCCACCGCCGAGGTGCTGCGGCCCGATTCGCCGCCGCAGCCCATGTACTCCGACTGGGACGAACTCATGGCGTTCCCGGACCCGCAGCGGCGTTCGTTGAGCGCCGCACCAGCGCCGGAGCCCGAACCGGCCGACGCACCGGCCGAACCGACCGCCACGGCCGAACTCGTCCCGATCGGCGACCAGCCGGCCGAGAACCTGCCGGTGCAGGCGACCAGCCAGCCCGCGGGCGGCCTGACACTGCCGCAATTGCCCGACCTCACCAAAGTTGCGGCTCGCCTGCTGCGTCCGCTGGTGGCGCCCGTCGCGCCCGTGGTGGACCGCGTCATCGACACGTCGGTGCAGCAGCTGCGCTCGGCGCAGAAGGTCATCGAGGAGTTCGAGGAGATCACGTTCACGCTGCGCCGGACGTCGCGGACGACGGTGACCGAGAACGAGCACGAGCAGTCGTCGGGCCCGCGCGCCGCGGACCACGGCCAGGCGCTCGGCGCGGGCCAGGGCATCCACCCGCGCGTCGAACCCCAGTGGGCCGCACCGCAGATGAACGCGACGTTCGCACCGACGACGCCGCTGCGGGGCGCCGACCCGTACACCGCACTCGACGGCACCGACACCACGATCATCGACGCCGCCGACGAACGCCGTCAGCTCAAGGAAGGCCGCCGCGCCATCGAGCCGTAA
- a CDS encoding nitronate monooxygenase family protein yields the protein MTSRICEQLGIDFPLFAFSHCRDVVAAVTNAGGFGVLGATAYTPEQLDRELAWIDDHVGGRPYGADIIVPAKFEGKGENLSDGQLADRIPSEYREFVTQLLIDHGIEPEEKVRTGGSVLSGNTGHDLLDVALSHPIKLIANALGVPPDYMIEAGRERGIPVAALVGAKEHAVKQVAAGVDLIVAQGTEAGGHCGEVSTLVVVPEVIEAIDDSVPVLAAGGIVTGRQMAAAVALGAAGAWTGSVWLTTEEAETAPATKQKMLAASSRDTVRSAGRTGKPARQLVSDWTDAWAPNDGGRKPLPLPLQNMLSEPVIRRIDRLAAQGHPGAQQLATYFVGQGVGLMNKVKPAREVVREFIEDYLAATERLNRSLP from the coding sequence GTGACTTCCCGCATCTGCGAACAGCTCGGCATCGACTTCCCGCTCTTCGCCTTCAGCCATTGCCGCGACGTAGTCGCCGCGGTCACCAACGCCGGCGGCTTCGGCGTGCTGGGCGCGACGGCGTACACCCCCGAGCAGCTCGACCGGGAACTCGCCTGGATCGACGATCACGTCGGTGGCCGGCCCTACGGCGCGGACATCATCGTGCCGGCGAAATTCGAGGGCAAGGGCGAGAACCTGTCGGACGGCCAGCTGGCCGACCGAATCCCTTCGGAATACCGGGAATTCGTCACCCAACTGCTCATCGACCACGGTATCGAGCCGGAGGAAAAGGTCCGCACCGGCGGGTCGGTGCTGTCCGGCAACACCGGGCACGACCTGCTCGATGTGGCGTTGAGCCATCCCATCAAGCTGATCGCCAATGCCCTTGGCGTGCCGCCGGATTACATGATCGAGGCGGGCCGCGAGCGGGGGATTCCGGTGGCCGCGCTGGTCGGCGCCAAGGAGCACGCCGTCAAGCAGGTGGCGGCCGGGGTGGACCTCATCGTCGCGCAGGGCACCGAGGCCGGCGGCCACTGCGGTGAGGTGTCCACACTCGTCGTGGTCCCGGAAGTGATTGAGGCGATTGATGATTCGGTCCCCGTGCTGGCGGCGGGCGGCATCGTCACCGGCCGGCAGATGGCTGCGGCGGTCGCGCTGGGCGCCGCCGGGGCCTGGACCGGTTCGGTGTGGTTGACCACCGAGGAGGCCGAGACCGCGCCGGCCACCAAGCAGAAGATGCTGGCCGCCTCGTCACGCGACACCGTGCGGTCGGCGGGGCGCACCGGAAAGCCCGCACGCCAACTGGTTTCGGACTGGACGGATGCCTGGGCGCCGAACGACGGTGGCCGCAAGCCACTTCCGCTGCCGCTGCAGAACATGCTGAGCGAGCCGGTGATCCGGCGCATCGACCGCCTGGCCGCCCAGGGCCATCCGGGCGCCCAGCAGTTGGCGACCTACTTCGTCGGCCAGGGCGTCGGCCTGATGAACAAGGTCAAGCCCGCCCGCGAGGTCGTCCGCGAGTTCATCGAGGACTACCTGGCCGCCACCGAGCGCCTGAACCGCTCGCTGCCCTAG
- a CDS encoding S-methyl-5'-thioadenosine phosphorylase: MLGVIGGSGFYTFFGDDARTVTVDTPYGTPSAPVTIGAVGGHEVAFLPRHGLKHEYSPHTVPYRANMWALRKLGVRRIFAPCAVGSLTADLGPGAVIVPDQLVDRTRSREDTYFDAGGIHVGFADPYCPTLRAVAAEQPGVIDGGTMVVIQGPRFSTRAESQWFAAQGFTLVNMTGYPEAVLARELEMCYAAIALVTDLDAGIEAGAGVTTVDVFAEFERNTPMFKALVQQALATVPVERTCTHCLAHAGVKLPFELP; this comes from the coding sequence ATGCTGGGAGTCATCGGCGGTAGCGGTTTCTACACGTTCTTCGGGGACGACGCGCGCACCGTCACCGTCGACACGCCCTACGGCACGCCGAGCGCGCCGGTCACCATCGGGGCCGTCGGCGGGCACGAGGTGGCGTTCCTGCCACGGCACGGGCTCAAGCATGAGTACTCGCCGCACACGGTGCCGTACCGCGCCAACATGTGGGCGCTGCGCAAGCTCGGGGTGCGGCGGATTTTCGCCCCGTGCGCCGTCGGCAGCCTGACCGCGGATCTCGGCCCCGGCGCCGTGATCGTGCCCGACCAGCTGGTGGACCGCACCCGCAGCCGCGAGGACACCTACTTCGACGCCGGCGGTATCCACGTCGGCTTCGCCGATCCGTACTGTCCGACGCTGCGCGCCGTGGCCGCCGAGCAGCCGGGCGTCATCGACGGCGGCACCATGGTGGTCATCCAGGGGCCCCGGTTCTCCACCCGCGCCGAGAGCCAGTGGTTCGCGGCCCAGGGGTTCACGTTGGTGAACATGACCGGCTACCCCGAGGCCGTGCTGGCCCGTGAACTCGAGATGTGTTATGCGGCAATCGCTTTGGTGACCGACCTGGACGCGGGCATCGAGGCCGGCGCCGGTGTCACCACCGTCGACGTCTTCGCGGAGTTCGAGCGCAACACCCCCATGTTCAAGGCGCTGGTGCAGCAGGCCCTGGCGACCGTCCCGGTCGAACGGACCTGCACCCACTGCCTGGCCCACGCCGGGGTGAAGCTGCCGTTTGAACTGCCCTGA